One region of Candidatus Dormiibacterota bacterium genomic DNA includes:
- a CDS encoding biotin/lipoyl-binding protein: protein MTRSRLAATALTVASLLLVLLVTVDLLRPGPPPRTRVATAVVARGTVRVVARAAGTLVPVNQQNASFRQAGQLIEVGVHVGDHVQAGQVLARIDPGPLQDALRQAQARLQQDQATLANTVSGNAVETARHNLEASQTALQHTIAQTTLAVQVDTATVVQDQRFLANDQVILRRDQAILSRDQAALNRDQARLGADLGTLQQDQGRLAAANAQLAGDQAQLQRDQQQQQRDQTQLQHDQQLQQHDCAVAPAGAACAADKSHVAQDQARVNQDQNQINQDQDHIAQDQRQAAIAQGQVNQDSARVQADQSAIATDSPRVVQDQALVAQDVQKVQSDQGKLLADQGKGSADQVSGPRDVAAARAQVTAAQDALAQQTTNRSTTIAGQQAVVDGDQAGVNNAQQNLSETVLTAPADGTVASVNGAVGESVTANGGVTTPQAPGSVAPQPNPAGAAAAPAGAIPPATGGAAASSAFIVLSNVNSLQVVAMIGEQDAARMEPTQAATVSVDALPGVRLPAAVLAVGPNSTVLQNVTNYMATLVLQDGDHRLKAGMTASAAVVVTELHDVLQIPNAAIERAGGASYVTVVQPDGTERRTAIQTGQAGDTATEVTSGLRPGERVLLPQPPPQGNLQ from the coding sequence ATGACGCGCAGCCGTCTCGCCGCCACCGCGCTCACCGTCGCCTCGCTGCTGCTGGTGCTGCTGGTGACCGTCGACCTGCTCCGCCCGGGGCCGCCGCCGCGGACCCGGGTCGCCACCGCGGTCGTCGCCCGGGGCACGGTGCGGGTGGTGGCGCGGGCGGCGGGCACGCTGGTGCCGGTCAACCAGCAGAACGCCAGCTTCCGCCAGGCGGGTCAGCTCATCGAGGTCGGCGTCCACGTCGGCGACCACGTGCAGGCGGGGCAGGTGCTGGCGCGCATCGACCCGGGCCCGCTGCAGGACGCGCTGCGCCAGGCCCAGGCCCGGTTGCAGCAGGACCAGGCGACGCTCGCCAACACCGTCAGCGGCAACGCGGTCGAGACCGCCCGGCACAACCTCGAGGCCTCCCAGACCGCTCTGCAGCACACCATCGCCCAGACCACCCTTGCGGTCCAGGTGGACACCGCCACCGTGGTCCAGGACCAGCGCTTCCTCGCCAACGACCAGGTGATCCTGCGCCGTGACCAGGCGATCCTCAGCCGGGACCAGGCGGCGCTCAACCGCGACCAGGCCCGGCTCGGCGCCGACCTCGGCACCCTCCAGCAGGACCAGGGACGGCTCGCCGCCGCCAACGCCCAGCTGGCGGGAGATCAGGCGCAGCTGCAGCGCGACCAGCAGCAGCAGCAGCGCGACCAGACGCAGCTGCAGCACGACCAGCAGCTGCAGCAGCACGACTGCGCGGTGGCGCCCGCCGGCGCGGCGTGCGCCGCCGACAAATCCCACGTCGCGCAGGACCAGGCTCGGGTCAACCAGGACCAGAACCAGATCAACCAGGACCAGGACCACATCGCCCAGGACCAGCGGCAGGCGGCGATCGCCCAGGGGCAGGTCAACCAGGACTCCGCGCGGGTGCAGGCCGACCAGTCGGCGATCGCCACCGACTCGCCGCGGGTGGTGCAGGACCAGGCCCTGGTCGCCCAGGACGTGCAGAAGGTGCAGAGCGACCAGGGCAAGCTGCTCGCCGACCAGGGGAAGGGGTCGGCCGACCAGGTGTCGGGTCCCAGGGACGTGGCCGCGGCACGGGCCCAGGTGACGGCGGCGCAGGATGCGCTCGCCCAGCAGACCACCAACCGCTCGACCACGATCGCGGGCCAGCAGGCCGTGGTCGACGGCGATCAGGCGGGGGTGAACAACGCCCAGCAGAACCTCTCCGAGACGGTGCTCACCGCGCCCGCGGACGGCACCGTGGCGAGCGTCAACGGCGCCGTCGGCGAGTCGGTCACCGCCAACGGCGGGGTCACCACTCCGCAGGCGCCGGGGAGCGTGGCCCCCCAGCCCAACCCCGCCGGCGCCGCGGCTGCGCCCGCGGGCGCCATCCCGCCGGCCACCGGGGGCGCGGCGGCGTCGAGCGCGTTCATCGTCCTCAGCAACGTCAACAGCCTGCAGGTGGTGGCGATGATCGGTGAGCAGGACGCCGCCCGGATGGAGCCCACCCAGGCCGCGACCGTGAGCGTGGACGCGCTCCCCGGCGTGCGCCTGCCCGCGGCGGTGCTGGCGGTGGGACCCAACAGCACCGTGCTGCAGAACGTCACCAACTACATGGCGACGCTGGTGCTGCAGGACGGCGACCACCGGCTCAAGGCGGGGATGACCGCGTCGGCGGCGGTGGTGGTGACCGAGCTGCACGACGTGCTGCAGATCCCCAACGCCGCGATCGAGCGCGCCGGCGGCGCCAGCTACGTCACCGTGGTGCAGCCCGACGGCACCGAGCGGCGCACCGCCATCCAGACCGGACAGGCGGGCGACACCGCCACCGAGGTGACCTCCGGGCTGCGGCCGGGCGAGCGCGTGCTGCTCCCCCAGCCGCCGCCGCAGGGGAACCTGCAATGA
- a CDS encoding NAD(P)H-hydrate epimerase, with the protein MSAASRERRYGALAAVRIAALDAAAVGAGVDIVMLMEVAGWQVARCAWRMLGRRPGPVLVVAGRGNNGGDGLVAARHLRSWGCAVDAVVAGDEARLRGAVVDQLRAARGAGVTVTVDEDTSGLAATAAAAALCVDALLGTGLRSAPRPPDAGAIAALDGARVLSVDVPSGLDASTGEAHHPCVRAEVTCTLTAVKTGLWTGSGRAHAGRVVVADIGMPATAWSACGLAPPTAVRGGALLTVPAPF; encoded by the coding sequence GTGAGCGCGGCCTCGCGGGAGCGGCGCTACGGGGCGCTGGCCGCCGTCCGGATCGCCGCCCTCGACGCCGCCGCGGTCGGCGCCGGCGTGGACATCGTCATGCTCATGGAGGTGGCCGGCTGGCAGGTGGCGCGCTGCGCCTGGCGGATGCTCGGCCGCCGGCCGGGGCCGGTGCTGGTGGTCGCCGGGCGTGGCAACAACGGCGGCGACGGGCTGGTCGCGGCCCGGCACCTGCGCTCCTGGGGCTGCGCGGTGGACGCCGTGGTGGCCGGCGACGAGGCCCGCCTGCGCGGCGCGGTGGTCGACCAGCTGCGCGCCGCCCGCGGCGCCGGGGTGACGGTGACGGTGGACGAGGACACGTCAGGGCTCGCCGCCACCGCGGCCGCCGCCGCCCTCTGCGTCGACGCCCTGCTCGGCACCGGGCTGCGCAGCGCGCCGCGCCCACCCGACGCCGGCGCCATCGCCGCCCTCGACGGCGCCCGGGTGCTCAGCGTCGACGTCCCGAGCGGGCTCGACGCCAGCACCGGAGAGGCCCACCACCCCTGTGTCCGCGCCGAGGTCACCTGCACCCTCACCGCGGTGAAGACCGGGCTCTGGACCGGATCCGGGCGGGCGCACGCGGGACGGGTCGTCGTCGCCGACATCGGCATGCCGGCGACCGCCTGGAGCGCGTGCGGGCTGGCCCCGCCCACCGCCGTGCGCGGCGGCGCGCTGCTCACCGTGCCGGCGCCTTTCTGA
- a CDS encoding SAM-dependent chlorinase/fluorinase, whose product MSEPRHAVVLVTDYGADDSYAGALGGALWSIEPRLRWAVGTHGVPAGDVLAGAYHVKALARAFPAGTVICAVVDPGVGTDRRALALEADGVRCVAPDNGLCSWLWEEAGERGCVSLPCPEGAAPTFAGRDLFAPAAARLAAGARLEDCGEPVFDPVMLPAAFPRRVGAALYARVCVVDRFGNAITTARAADLGGARPLAASWPGGATRRVARTYAEIGGGLALVMGSADHLEIAARGAPASRLGGPAAGATVRISLGAAG is encoded by the coding sequence ATGTCCGAGCCGCGCCACGCGGTGGTGCTGGTCACCGACTACGGAGCCGACGACAGCTACGCCGGGGCCCTCGGCGGTGCGCTGTGGTCGATCGAGCCCCGGCTGCGCTGGGCGGTCGGCACCCACGGCGTGCCCGCGGGCGACGTGCTCGCCGGTGCCTACCACGTCAAGGCGCTGGCCCGGGCCTTCCCCGCCGGGACGGTGATCTGCGCGGTGGTCGACCCGGGCGTGGGGACGGATCGCCGCGCCCTCGCCCTCGAGGCCGACGGGGTGCGCTGCGTCGCCCCCGACAACGGCCTCTGCAGCTGGCTCTGGGAGGAGGCGGGCGAGCGCGGCTGCGTATCGCTCCCCTGCCCCGAGGGGGCCGCTCCCACCTTCGCCGGACGCGACCTGTTCGCCCCGGCCGCCGCCCGCCTCGCCGCCGGCGCGCGCCTCGAGGACTGCGGGGAGCCGGTGTTCGATCCGGTGATGCTCCCCGCCGCCTTCCCCCGCCGGGTGGGCGCGGCCCTCTACGCGCGGGTGTGCGTCGTCGACCGCTTCGGCAACGCCATCACCACCGCCCGGGCGGCCGACCTCGGCGGGGCCCGGCCGCTGGCGGCGTCCTGGCCCGGGGGCGCCACCCGCCGGGTGGCCCGCACCTACGCGGAGATCGGCGGCGGCCTCGCCCTGGTGATGGGCAGCGCCGATCACCTGGAGATCGCCGCCCGCGGCGCTCCCGCATCGCGCCTGGGCGGGCCCGCGGCCGGCGCGACGGTGCGCATCTCCCTCGGGGCCGCCGGGTGA
- a CDS encoding GNAT family N-acetyltransferase, whose amino-acid sequence MIPAGAAQVSEALPEELARLSELTVAAYRAVAPMPDGYAAELADVQGRAADPGAVVLAARLGGRVVGGATVVLAPGSPLAELLEPGDAGLRMLAVDPEVQGAGVGRALVEATIELSRGRGLRRLSLHTHMIFVRARALYEAMGFERTPERDVDAGPELHLLAYVLELE is encoded by the coding sequence GTGATCCCGGCCGGAGCCGCACAGGTCTCGGAGGCGCTGCCGGAGGAGCTCGCGCGCCTCTCCGAGCTCACCGTCGCCGCCTACCGCGCGGTCGCGCCGATGCCCGACGGCTACGCCGCCGAGCTCGCCGACGTGCAGGGCCGCGCCGCCGACCCGGGGGCGGTGGTGCTCGCCGCCCGGCTCGGGGGGCGGGTGGTCGGCGGCGCCACCGTGGTGCTGGCTCCGGGGTCGCCGCTCGCCGAGCTGCTCGAGCCCGGGGACGCGGGGCTGCGGATGCTCGCCGTCGACCCCGAGGTGCAGGGCGCCGGGGTGGGGCGGGCGCTGGTCGAGGCCACGATCGAGCTCAGCCGCGGGCGCGGGCTGCGCCGGCTCTCGCTGCACACCCACATGATCTTCGTGCGAGCCCGGGCGCTCTACGAGGCGATGGGCTTCGAGCGCACCCCCGAGCGGGACGTCGACGCCGGCCCCGAGCTGCATCTGCTGGCCTATGTGCTGGAGTTGGAGTAG
- the groL gene encoding chaperonin GroEL (60 kDa chaperone family; promotes refolding of misfolded polypeptides especially under stressful conditions; forms two stacked rings of heptamers to form a barrel-shaped 14mer; ends can be capped by GroES; misfolded proteins enter the barrel where they are refolded when GroES binds): protein MAKQLVFNVDARAALKRGVDRVAEAVKITLGPKGRNVVLDKKFGSPTITNDGVTIAKEIELEEPFENMGAQLVKEVASKTNDIAGDGTTTATVLAQALITAGLQNVAAGANPVALKTGMEKAVEVVVAAIKKESVSISERSQIAQVASISAADPNIGEIVADAMEKVGKDGVITVEESKGLETELELVEGMQFDKGYISPYMVTNAQRMEAVLEDPYILITDKKISAIADLLPILEKVVQSGKPLLVIAEDVEGEALATLIVNKLRGTFTAVAVKAPGFGDRRKAMLQDIAILTGGQVISEEVGLKLDSAQLSSLGRARRVTVTKDDTTVVEGAGSADAIKGRIEQIKAEIEKSTSDWDKEKLQERLAKLSGGVAVIKVGAATETELKEKKHRMEDAVSATRAAVEEGIVSGGGVVLINAIPSLDSLKLEGDEATGANIVRRALEEPLRQIAINAGSEGSVIVEKVKGLKKGEGFNAATGEFVNMIKAGIIDPTKVTRSAVQNAASIAGLLLTTEALITDIPDRKAAAAPPMPEY from the coding sequence ATGGCCAAGCAGTTGGTGTTCAACGTCGACGCTCGCGCAGCCCTGAAGCGGGGCGTGGACCGCGTCGCCGAAGCGGTGAAGATCACCCTAGGGCCCAAGGGGCGCAACGTCGTCCTCGACAAGAAGTTCGGCTCTCCGACGATCACCAACGACGGCGTCACCATCGCCAAGGAGATCGAGCTCGAGGAGCCCTTCGAGAACATGGGCGCGCAGCTGGTCAAGGAGGTCGCCTCCAAGACCAACGACATCGCCGGTGACGGCACCACCACCGCCACCGTGCTGGCGCAGGCGCTGATCACCGCCGGCCTTCAGAACGTCGCGGCGGGAGCCAACCCGGTCGCCCTGAAGACCGGCATGGAGAAGGCCGTCGAGGTGGTCGTCGCGGCCATCAAGAAGGAATCCGTCTCCATCAGCGAGCGGAGCCAGATCGCGCAGGTCGCGTCGATCTCGGCCGCCGACCCCAACATCGGCGAGATCGTCGCCGATGCGATGGAGAAGGTCGGCAAGGACGGCGTCATCACCGTCGAGGAGTCGAAGGGCCTGGAGACCGAGCTCGAGCTGGTCGAGGGCATGCAGTTCGACAAGGGCTACATCTCCCCGTACATGGTCACCAACGCCCAGCGCATGGAGGCCGTGCTCGAGGACCCCTACATCCTCATCACCGACAAGAAGATCTCGGCGATCGCCGACCTTCTGCCCATCCTCGAGAAGGTCGTCCAGAGCGGCAAGCCGCTCCTGGTCATCGCCGAGGACGTCGAGGGCGAGGCGCTCGCCACCCTCATCGTCAACAAGCTGCGTGGCACCTTCACCGCCGTCGCCGTCAAGGCGCCCGGCTTCGGTGACCGCCGCAAGGCCATGCTCCAGGACATCGCCATCCTGACCGGTGGCCAGGTGATCAGCGAGGAGGTCGGCCTCAAGCTCGACTCCGCGCAGCTCTCCAGCCTCGGCCGGGCGCGCCGCGTCACCGTCACCAAGGACGACACCACCGTCGTCGAGGGTGCGGGCAGCGCCGACGCGATCAAGGGCCGCATCGAGCAGATCAAGGCGGAGATCGAGAAGTCGACCTCCGACTGGGACAAGGAGAAGCTCCAGGAGCGGCTCGCCAAGCTGAGCGGCGGCGTCGCGGTCATCAAGGTGGGCGCGGCCACCGAGACCGAGCTCAAGGAGAAGAAGCACCGCATGGAGGACGCCGTCTCGGCGACCCGTGCGGCCGTCGAGGAGGGCATCGTGTCCGGCGGCGGCGTGGTGCTGATCAACGCCATCCCCTCGCTCGACAGCCTCAAGCTCGAGGGCGACGAGGCCACCGGGGCGAACATCGTGCGCCGGGCGCTCGAGGAGCCGCTCCGCCAGATCGCGATCAACGCCGGGTCCGAGGGCTCGGTGATCGTCGAGAAGGTGAAGGGGCTCAAGAAGGGTGAGGGCTTCAACGCCGCCACCGGCGAGTTCGTGAACATGATCAAGGCGGGCATCATCGATCCCACCAAGGTCACCCGCTCGGCGGTGCAGAACGCGGCCTCGATCGCCGGCCTGCTGCTCACCACCGAGGCTCTGATCACCGACATCCCCGATCGCAAGGCGGCCGCCGCGCCGCCGATGCCCGAGTACTGA
- a CDS encoding zinc-dependent metalloprotease codes for MAAPALRVLAMGAAAAGVAAASLRALARPLAVEDRRLLDWEEVRRIAHSRSGPRRADASYSERGREYDAMAAELAPLMAEVTGTPVAGFPPFTVLDRHGFIDRNLVITQRLFTPIERLRGQIPDSRATALGRGVLSRYVGELFGFLSRRVLGQYDPVLMLAPVAGDASAPGEPEPAALFLVEPNVRGFEERHDVPPANLRRWLVLHELTHAWQFEAHPWLRDHIGELMSAMLMSELAGDPAAPRLPSTPAMLRSLPTVVRRQLGAVGSIQAVMSVCEGYSNFVMHQVGSRHLADFDRLEQAFHERAQQRSLVERLVLAVTGMNMKLRQYEVGERFAEAVTAEGGLALLNRVWDGPEQMPSLAELREPQRWVDRIRNSPILAG; via the coding sequence ATGGCAGCCCCGGCTCTGCGCGTGCTGGCGATGGGGGCGGCGGCGGCGGGAGTCGCGGCCGCGTCGCTGCGTGCGCTGGCGCGCCCGCTGGCGGTGGAGGATCGGCGCCTCCTCGACTGGGAGGAGGTGCGGCGCATCGCCCACAGCCGCTCCGGCCCGCGCCGGGCCGACGCCTCCTATTCCGAGCGCGGGCGCGAGTACGACGCCATGGCCGCCGAGCTGGCCCCGCTGATGGCGGAGGTCACCGGCACCCCGGTGGCGGGGTTCCCGCCCTTCACCGTGCTCGACCGCCACGGCTTCATCGACCGCAACCTGGTCATCACCCAGCGCCTCTTCACCCCGATCGAGCGGCTTCGCGGCCAGATCCCCGACTCGCGGGCGACCGCCCTCGGCCGGGGGGTGCTCAGCCGCTACGTCGGCGAGCTCTTCGGCTTCCTGAGCCGCCGCGTCCTCGGCCAGTACGACCCGGTGCTGATGCTCGCGCCGGTCGCCGGCGACGCCTCCGCCCCCGGCGAGCCGGAGCCGGCGGCGCTCTTCCTGGTCGAGCCCAACGTCCGCGGGTTCGAGGAGCGGCACGACGTGCCCCCGGCCAACCTCCGCCGCTGGCTGGTGCTCCACGAGCTCACCCACGCCTGGCAGTTCGAGGCCCATCCCTGGCTGCGCGACCACATCGGCGAGCTGATGAGCGCGATGCTGATGAGCGAGCTGGCCGGCGACCCCGCCGCCCCGCGGCTGCCCTCGACCCCGGCGATGCTCCGCAGCCTGCCCACGGTGGTGCGCCGCCAGCTCGGCGCCGTGGGCAGCATCCAGGCGGTGATGAGCGTCTGCGAGGGCTACAGCAACTTCGTCATGCACCAGGTGGGCAGCCGCCACCTCGCCGACTTCGACCGCCTCGAGCAGGCGTTCCACGAGCGGGCCCAGCAGCGCAGCCTGGTGGAGCGGCTGGTTCTGGCCGTCACCGGCATGAACATGAAGCTCCGGCAGTACGAGGTGGGCGAGCGCTTCGCCGAGGCGGTCACCGCCGAGGGCGGCCTGGCGCTGCTCAACCGGGTCTGGGACGGCCCCGAGCAGATGCCCAGCCTCGCCGAGCTGCGCGAGCCGCAGCGCTGGGTGGACCGGATCAGGAACTCTCCTATACTCGCGGGGTGA
- a CDS encoding Fur family transcriptional regulator, translating to MISPGLSVAERLTAAGQRLTAQRVIVADALLRSRRTVTAQELFERLRRRHPLLGRATVFRTLDLLVDAGLAQRFDRAGHACAYVACEPTHHHHLVCRRCGASTDIDDEEVAVLVEAVRTRHGFALDHDALDFHGLCGRCEPAVGGGG from the coding sequence GTGATCTCGCCAGGCCTCTCCGTGGCGGAGCGGCTCACCGCCGCCGGGCAGCGGCTCACCGCCCAGCGGGTCATCGTCGCCGACGCCCTGCTCCGCTCCAGGCGCACGGTGACCGCGCAGGAGCTCTTCGAGCGGCTGCGCCGGCGCCACCCCCTCCTGGGACGAGCGACGGTCTTCCGCACCCTCGACCTGCTCGTCGACGCGGGCCTGGCCCAGCGGTTCGACCGCGCCGGGCACGCCTGCGCCTACGTCGCCTGCGAGCCCACCCACCACCACCACCTGGTCTGCCGCCGCTGCGGCGCCTCCACCGACATCGACGACGAGGAGGTGGCGGTGCTGGTGGAGGCGGTCCGCACCCGCCACGGCTTCGCCCTCGACCACGATGCCCTCGACTTCCACGGCCTCTGCGGCCGCTGCGAGCCGGCGGTCGGGGGCGGCGGTTGA
- a CDS encoding ferritin-like domain-containing protein — protein MSTRHYAIPVELTRWQVEGQQTVVFNWEYDEGRDRMLGLYEKGKAKQWNASDRLDWSHQPDPENPLGAHDENISIYGSPLWEKLGPERRTEIRRHLAAWSYSQFMHGEQGALICAAKIVQTVPDIDSKFYAATQVMDEARHVETYSRYLQEKLGLAYPINPPLRSLLDNVITDSRWDVTYLGMQVLIEGLALAAFSMQRDHTDDPLARAINAYVMQDEARHVAFGRIALREFYPQLTDAERADREEFAIEACYHMRDRFLAEELWENLGFRREEFLESVTTSRRTREFRSALFSRIVPTLKDIGLFGPRVREAFVDMGVMHLADLDAEAMSDRDERVAEEMERVDRERRAREVMTAVEAGAAG, from the coding sequence GTGAGCACACGTCACTACGCCATCCCCGTGGAGCTGACCCGCTGGCAGGTCGAGGGCCAGCAGACCGTCGTCTTCAACTGGGAGTACGACGAGGGTCGCGACCGCATGCTGGGCCTGTACGAGAAGGGCAAGGCCAAGCAGTGGAACGCGTCGGACCGGCTCGACTGGTCGCACCAGCCCGACCCCGAGAACCCGCTCGGGGCCCACGACGAGAACATCAGCATCTACGGCTCGCCGCTCTGGGAGAAGCTCGGTCCCGAGCGCCGCACCGAGATCCGCCGCCACCTCGCCGCCTGGTCCTACTCGCAGTTCATGCACGGCGAGCAGGGGGCGCTGATCTGCGCCGCGAAGATCGTCCAGACGGTGCCGGACATCGACTCCAAGTTCTACGCGGCCACCCAGGTGATGGACGAGGCGCGGCACGTCGAGACCTACTCCCGGTACCTCCAGGAGAAGCTCGGCCTCGCCTATCCCATCAACCCGCCGCTGCGCTCGCTGCTCGACAACGTGATCACCGACTCACGCTGGGACGTCACCTACCTGGGCATGCAGGTGCTCATCGAGGGGCTGGCGCTGGCCGCCTTCTCGATGCAGCGCGACCACACCGATGACCCGCTCGCCCGCGCCATCAACGCCTACGTCATGCAGGACGAGGCGCGTCATGTCGCCTTCGGCCGGATCGCGCTGCGCGAGTTCTATCCGCAGCTCACCGACGCGGAGCGTGCCGACCGCGAGGAGTTCGCGATCGAGGCCTGCTACCACATGCGCGACCGCTTCCTCGCCGAGGAGCTGTGGGAGAACCTCGGCTTCCGGCGCGAGGAGTTCCTCGAGTCGGTGACCACCTCACGGCGCACCCGCGAGTTCCGCTCGGCGCTCTTCAGCCGCATCGTCCCCACCCTGAAGGACATCGGCCTCTTCGGGCCCAGGGTGCGGGAGGCCTTCGTCGACATGGGGGTGATGCACCTCGCCGACCTCGACGCCGAGGCGATGAGCGACCGCGACGAGCGGGTCGCCGAGGAGATGGAGCGGGTCGACCGCGAGCGCCGCGCCCGCGAGGTGATGACCGCCGTCGAGGCCGGCGCCGCCGGCTAG
- a CDS encoding DUF2332 domain-containing protein, giving the protein MTDPDIEAGRAVLGHLAVRDFPTRSPLYAAIAREALADDEVLGLTAGVPWHELGPMRLLAAVRHLLIAAPEEPLAAFHADLTDDPRPPEEAYPVFREFVLRHRDELTTLVRTRAIQTNEVLRCACSMPAVALARAALGADLGLVDVGSSAGLGQLLDRYAYDYGAAGTAGPAGAPVRLRCEARGERPVPLAGAPPAIAHRVGLDRAPVDVGDPDARRWLRASTWPDQGGRVELLAAALEAARADPPRIVAGDAVDDLAALLAEVPPALGVCVTTSVMLGYLGDRRTDFTDALEEAGRRRPIAWVAFDLTHVMDRLDAAPAWVTDGIEAGGVDCALVRLSMLTAAGREDRWLARGAYHGEWIEWMEPQPG; this is encoded by the coding sequence GTGACCGACCCCGACATCGAGGCCGGCCGGGCGGTGCTCGGGCACCTCGCCGTCCGCGACTTCCCGACCCGCTCGCCGCTCTACGCCGCGATCGCCCGCGAGGCGCTGGCCGACGACGAGGTCCTGGGGCTCACCGCCGGGGTGCCGTGGCACGAGCTGGGGCCGATGCGCCTGCTGGCGGCGGTGCGCCACCTGCTCATCGCCGCGCCGGAGGAGCCGCTCGCCGCCTTCCACGCCGACCTGACCGACGATCCCCGCCCCCCGGAGGAGGCGTATCCCGTCTTCCGCGAGTTCGTGCTGCGCCACCGCGACGAGCTCACCACCCTGGTGCGGACCCGCGCCATCCAGACCAACGAGGTGCTCCGCTGCGCCTGCTCGATGCCGGCCGTGGCCCTCGCCCGGGCCGCGCTCGGCGCCGACCTCGGCCTGGTCGACGTCGGCTCGAGCGCCGGGCTCGGCCAGCTCCTCGACCGGTACGCCTACGACTACGGCGCGGCGGGCACGGCCGGGCCGGCCGGGGCGCCGGTGCGGTTGCGCTGCGAGGCCCGCGGGGAGCGGCCGGTGCCGCTGGCGGGGGCGCCCCCGGCGATCGCCCACCGGGTGGGGCTCGACCGCGCCCCGGTCGACGTGGGCGACCCCGACGCCCGTCGCTGGCTGCGCGCCTCGACCTGGCCGGATCAGGGCGGCCGGGTCGAGCTGCTCGCCGCCGCCCTCGAGGCGGCCCGCGCCGATCCGCCGCGGATCGTCGCCGGCGACGCCGTCGACGACCTCGCCGCGCTGCTCGCCGAGGTGCCGCCCGCGCTCGGGGTCTGCGTCACCACCTCGGTGATGCTCGGCTACCTCGGCGACCGGCGCACCGACTTCACCGACGCCCTCGAGGAGGCGGGCCGCCGCCGCCCGATCGCGTGGGTGGCCTTCGACCTCACCCACGTGATGGACCGGCTCGACGCCGCTCCCGCCTGGGTGACGGACGGCATCGAGGCGGGCGGTGTCGACTGCGCGCTGGTCCGCCTCAGCATGCTGACCGCCGCCGGCCGCGAGGACCGCTGGCTGGCGCGCGGCGCCTACCACGGCGAGTGGATCGAGTGGATGGAGCCGCAGCCCGGCTGA
- a CDS encoding SHOCT domain-containing protein produces the protein MTADAWGAGTAGPTGHVLVRFADDEILEGAVDRLDLDHPDFELTVSDPGTNNRRALIPLPSVKCLTLGRRPLDPPMAIENMQKVAVRFLDGEVVKGLIADSPQRNKYGVTVELVSPAGDEIELLGIPYHSLKAVFYLKSWDSRPPEYVDVTGQWSGTRMDTPLVDLLGEIGRLADLRDRGELTDEDFQRRRRVILDKI, from the coding sequence ATGACAGCGGACGCTTGGGGTGCCGGCACCGCGGGACCGACCGGACATGTCCTTGTCCGGTTCGCCGACGACGAGATCCTCGAGGGGGCGGTCGACCGGCTCGACCTCGACCATCCCGACTTCGAGCTGACCGTCAGCGACCCGGGTACCAACAACCGTCGCGCGCTCATCCCGCTTCCCTCGGTGAAGTGTCTCACCCTCGGCCGGCGTCCCCTCGACCCGCCGATGGCGATCGAGAACATGCAGAAGGTGGCGGTGCGCTTCCTCGACGGCGAGGTCGTCAAGGGCCTCATCGCCGACAGCCCGCAGCGCAACAAGTACGGCGTCACCGTCGAGCTGGTGAGCCCGGCCGGCGACGAGATCGAGCTGCTCGGCATCCCGTACCACAGCCTCAAGGCGGTCTTCTACCTGAAGTCCTGGGACAGCCGTCCGCCCGAGTACGTCGACGTCACCGGCCAGTGGTCGGGCACCCGGATGGACACCCCGCTCGTCGACCTGCTCGGAGAGATCGGCCGCCTGGCCGACCTCCGCGACCGCGGCGAGCTGACCGACGAGGACTTCCAGCGCCGCCGCCGCGTGATCCTCGACAAGATCTGA